TGTGATCGACACCGTTCTGGTTCCGAGTGCCGACGAGCTGGCCGGCAAATAGGCTTTTCCTTCCAACCCTACAACCCCAAGGCGCCCTCCCCCGGGCGCCTCTTTTTTTTTTGGGGTAGCTTGATTTCGATGGTGTGGTTCCGCCGCGGCCTGATCTTCCTTTTGATCGTTCTAGCGGTTGCCGGATGGGGTCAGGCAGAAACCGGGATTTCCGGTTTGGAGACTCCCCGGGCGACTTTGACCACCTTCCTCTCTGCCCTGAATGAAGTGCCGCCGGACACGGCGGCCGCCGCCCGTTGCCTTGACCTTGAAGATGTCCCCGCCCTCATCAGGGATTCCCAAGGGCCAAGGCTGGCCGTGCAGCTGTTCGGCATCCTCAACCGGACGAAGTTCATCGATATCGAATCGGTTCCGTCGAGCCCAGAGGGGGCCGATTACGTCATCCCTCTCCGCATTCGCATGGGTGGCGCAATGCGCGACCTCCCGCCGCTGGTGTTGAGGCGGGGATCGGACGGTGCCTGGCGCATCGCCCGGGAAACCGTCGGCGCAATCCCCGAAACCTGGTCGGCTGTCCAGGGTCAACCGGTATTGGGGGATTTGAAGGATTTGAAACCCATCCTCCCGGTGTGGGACGCTTGGGCGACGACCAACCTTCCCAGCTTTTGGCGCAGCAAGAGCCTTTGGGAAGTGGCCAATTGGAAATGGGCCGCACTGTTGATCGCATTGGCCATCGGTTACCTAGCCGGGGTCGTCATCCGCACGGCGGCGAAGCTGCTGCTCCGCCTGAGGACGGGCCCGTTTGGCAGCACCCTCCCCAAAGCTCAGTTGGATTCGGCGGGCCGGGGCATCGGCCTCTTCGTCATGGGCTCGGTGTTTGGGTGGTTTGTCCACTCCCTCCTCCTCCCTCAAGAACCAAATGCAGGGGCGATGCTGGTTGCCCTTGTCTTGCAAACGGTGGGGGGGACATGGGTCGCGGTGGCCGCCGTCGAATCGTTGATCAACCGGTTGACTCCGCGCGTTGCGGATTCGGACCGCGCAGAACGGCTTTTCTTGCCGATCCTGCGCAATCTTGGCAAAGTGGTAGTCGGCGCCATTGCCGTCCTCTTCTTTTTGCAGAAGATCGGGTTCGACGTTACGGGGTTGATCGCCGGACTTGGGATCGGCGGCGTCGTAGTGGCCCTTGCGGCCAAAGATTCCGTTGAAAACCTGTTCGGCTCATTCACTTTGATCTTCGAAATGCCGTTCCAGATCGGCGATTGGATCATCGCCGATGGGATAGAAGGGACAGTGGAAGAGATTTCGTTGCGGTCGACGACATTGCGGACTTTCCACGATTCCACCCTGCTCGTGCCGAACAGCAAGTTCATTGCGAGCCCGGTGGAGAACATGGGCCGCCGCCGGTACCGGCGGATGAAAGTGACGTTGGGCATCACCTACGATGCGACGCCGGACCAGGTTGAGAACTTCGTCAAGAGTTTGCGGGAGTACATCTTGGGCCACCCCAAAACGTGGAACGACAAGATCCACATCGTGTTCAACAACTACGGCCCAAGCAGTCTGGACATTCTGCTGTACCTGTTCATCGATGCGGCCGACTGGGGAGAGGAGCTGATGACCCGGGAGGAGATTTTGTTGGAAGTCATGCGGATTGCCGAACGGTGCGACGTGCACTTTGCCTTCCCGACCCAAAAAATGATCATCGACACCGAGAAGTCGTCGGCTTCCATGAGGATCTTGACCGACGAGTGAGCGGTTCACCTCAGGGACTGACCCATCCTCGTCTGCCAGCTACCCCGACAAGAACCCCAAGTCAGCTCCGGCTACGGATGAGCTTGGCGATTTTGGAGACGATGCCGATGGCGATGAAAATTGGCGCGACCTTTTCAACAATCGCAAATGCGGTGTTGGCATGGTCGTCCACCACCCGGGCGATGCCCCGTGTCCTGATCCCGACCTCATCGGTGACATCTTTGATGTTGGCCGCGATGTGGTCGGCCTTGTCGGCAAGCGAGTTGACCCGCCCTGTGAGCCCTTGGAGCATTTTGCGCAAATCAAGCAAGACCCAAAGCATGGCGACGCTGACGATGGCGAGGAGGCCCATCGCCACCGAACCCAGGACAAAGAACATCGTCGATGTCGTCACCCAAGACTCGGGAAGGTTCACTTGGCCATGATACTTGTTTGCGCGGTCAGATGACTTGGCCGCGGATTTGCGTCCTGCGCCCGGCGGCCAACTGCAGCGGGATTCGGAACCGGCCATCTTCCCCTTCGAGTTCGTCGGTTCCCACCCGGATGCGCCTCCCCCACAATCCGGCGACCACCAAGTGGGTTGACGCCGGTTTGTCGGACGGGTTTTCGATGACCATTTCGAACCATCTGAGCCGCGCGTCGAGCCTCAGCTCGCGGATGACGCCGAAATCGGCAACGAATTCTGCGCCGATCTGCCGCATCACGATTCTCCTCCCCACGCCATCCCAGGGGCGGACGATGTGCACATCGGAATCCATCATGTGGTGGCAGCCGAACGAGTAGCCGTCCTGCGTCCGGTTGGGAAGGACGTAGCTGGCGGCCCCGATCAGGTAGTGGGCATAACCGAGGCCTCCCGCCCCGGTGAAGTGGTTGTAGCCGGCGTGCTTGCTGCTAAGGTCCGGGCAATAGCACATGCTGGCGGCCCCATCCCCCCGGATCAGGGCCCAGGGGCCCATCATTCCCCCAAAGGCCAGCCGGACATACGCATCGGGCAAGGCGAGGTAATCGCGATCCATCATGCCGAAAAAGATCATCGAGTTCGGGATGGTTGTGTGGCCCAGGCATAGCTCCCCCCGGTCGAGGACGGCTTTGAGGCTGGTCGATTCCCCGTAATCGCCATACCGCTTGTCGCTGCCGTACCACCACCAGCTGGGAGCCAGGGAACGGGTTGCAAAAGCGCACCGGACTGTCCTTTCCAAGTGGTCGTCGTCATCCTGGAACCGGGCGGCGGCGGCAACTTCTTCAAAGCCCGACGTATCCATCACCGTTTCGCCGGCAAATGGGTATTTGAGGTCGATGAGCTCCCCGCTTTTGAATTCGATCCAGTGCCGAACCGTATCGGCCTCGGCGGCGAGTCCGTGGAGTTCAAGGTCTTCGGCTAGGTCGTAGAACCGCGCAAATCCAAGTACGCCGACTGATCGCACGTACAGGCGCCAACCGTGCTTGAAGAGGGCATCCACGGTTTGGGCGGCCAGCTTGAGGTATTCGGTTGGGGTGCGGCTGGTTTGCCCATAGTTGCTGGCGACTTTGGCCATGGCATGGTAGATATTCGCGACGCTGGGATAGGTCATTGGCCGGCCGAAATAGGCGGGTACCCCGCCGACCAAGATGCTGGCGACGGCGCCGTTCGCCGGGTTTTGCACCCGGCTCAACAAAAACCGCTCGACATAGTTGTCCAGGATCGTGACTTCGTTGGCGACGGGGTAGACGGCATTTTTCTCGGCAAGAAAAAGGGCGTCACCTAAGGAACATTCGAGCCCACTTGGTTCTTCGTAGTCGGCTGGGTCGGTGACTTTCATCGGGCGTTCGTCAATAGCCCCGATCTCGGCGGGAACGATGGCATGGGCCATATCGCCGGGGGCCTCCATGACTTGGTTCCGAACGATCCAATCGGCGCGCCGTTTGATGAGTTGTTCGACGGGGTCGGTGAACATCAGGTGGGCGTGGCACATCACGCCTTCGGAGTTTTGAAAGCTGACGATCATTGGCCCGGATTCCGCCGGTTTTACAAAGCAGAAACCGCCGTTTTCGTCCACGTCGACTTCGGTCGTCGCTTCCCGGCTGACATAGAATTTCGACACCGCCGTGCCTTGGACTTCCACCCCGATCCCAACATCGATGGGGGCGACAGCGCTGGGCAAAACCCGGATCGTCGGCCGGCTGCACGCGGCCAAGGTGTGGTGGACGCCATCGAACTTGTCGCTTTCACTGGCCACAAACCGGGTTTGAACGACCCGGGTGTCGCCGGGCTCCAAGATCAGGGATGTGTGCTCGTTGAACCAGGTCGGCCACTCTTCCCTTTCGATGGTTGCTTTGCTGTACACGTAGACGATGGGAATACCTTCCCACTGGTGCGGGGTGTTCAGGCTGCCGCGGACGTGGTTGAAGAACTCCCAGCCGGTTTTTTCCCCTGGGAAGGCGATCAATCCCGGGCTTTGGGCGGTCATGCGTTGGGCAAACAGCCAGCTTGCCCCTCCCCCGATGAATTTGTGGATATAGACCCGGCTTTGCCACAGCCGGGTGAGCTGCTCGTCGTTCCACCCAAACCCGTCGAAGTAGTTATTGAGGGCAAACGGGAGCCCCAGCTCACCGATTTCGACCGTCCGGCGGCCCGTGTTTTTGATTTCGATATCCCAAACAACTTGCGGGATCACCGATGGATCCTCCCAATATTTGCCCGTGACCTCCAAACTTTCAAGGAATGGGAATTCGTACTCGAATTCCAGGGCCGCATCCTGGCTTTCTTCGATGGACTGGGGGTTCTTGAGCCGCGCGCCACTGAGCCGGGAGCTGACCCAGTGCTCATCCGGGTTTGTGCGAACCGAAAGCAGGATTGTGCCCGGATAGTAGTCGTCCGCCCCTTCTTCACCAAATTGGAGAGGGGGCAAAACAAACTGGAAATCTTCGCCTTCGTCGGGCAGGGCCGGGTCGGTGGCCCACAACTGGTGGATGCGGCCATCGTTGCCGAACTCCATTGTGATGAGGGTTGCGGCTAATTCGGGCCGTGCGAACTCAAAGTCATCCATGCTGCAAAACGAGATTACCTGTGCCGGTCAGGCCGGGCGCATTCGACCGCCCAAGTCCGGCATACGGCGTTGTGGCAAGCCGGGCGGAGACGCACCCGCCGGGGGCGGACCAGGTCAAACAACAAAGGGTGGGGCGGCCTGGCTGCCACCCCACCCTTTGCACTAGGCGCCAACTTGTCAGTTGTCGACTTTTGCGATGGCCGCATCCAGTTTGGCGAGGCCTTCTTTGTCTGCCTTGAGGTTGACGAAGTTAGCGACGACTTTGCGGTTGCGGTAAACGATGACGGTGTTTTTGACTGAACCGTCGGTGTTGATCTTGTATGCCTTGACGGCTTCGCTGGTCGACGGGATTTGGGTGATCCCCACATTGCCGCCCTTGACCATCTTTGCGATTTCGCCGTTGTCGGAGACGCAGGCCTCGCACGCGGTGACCCGGACTTCGAACGCTTTAAGCTCGTGCTTGCTGTTGGCAACCTTGTTGTCAAGGTGGTTCAGCATGGCGACGATGTTGGATTGGTCGTCACCAGTGTTCCAAACTTGGATGGCCGGTCGATTGCCATATTTGCAAACCGGGCAGGTTTCAGTGCCCTTATCTGGCCCGGCGATGTGGGTGGGTTCGAACGCTGAGGTCATTTCGCCCGGTTGCAGGCCGCTCATGGGGGCAAGGGCAAGAACGGGCAGGGCCAAAAGGGCGGCGGCGGCAAATCCAAAGATCGCTCGTTTCATCGTGTGATTCCTCGGCCGCATGTGTGCGGCGGCACTAATCTATTCTAATGCGGCTAACGGGGTGAATGTTCCGCAACATGCCCAATGGCTTCCAATCCATCGATCATTTTCCGGCAATCGGAGAGGAGGTAGAAGCTCCCAGTGACGAGAACGAATTCGGAATCCAGATGGGCAAAAGCGTCTTCGAGCGATTGGTGCCAGTTTGTGATGGCGCAGGTAGCCGCCAAATCCCGTGGTGCCACGGCGGCATCCCAGCTGATCGGTACACACCGGATTTCGCCCCCCAGAAGCTTGAGGGCTTGGGCAACGGGCAGCGGGTCGTGACGTTGGATCATGCCAAAGAGGATGTTGGGTCGGATTCCAGGGTATTGCCCACGAAAGGTTCTGACCAATTCGGCAGCCGACTGCTCGTTGTGGGCGCCATCAAGGATCCATGTCCTGCCGCCCCGCCGCAAAACCTCGAATCGGCCGGGGATGAATGCGGTTTGGAGCCCGGTTTCCATGGCGGCACGCTGTTCTTCGATGGAGAGCCGGCCGGCGGTTGCCGCCAGGAAACACTGGGCGGCAATGCCGGCATTGTGGACTTGGATGGGAGCCCGCAGATGGCGGGGTTTAGGCAGATCGAACGTACCAAAAGCCGATTCCAATTTGAACCCGCTTCGATCTTTATCGGCCGTAACGATCCATTCTTTGCCGTATCGGTGGATAGTCGCGCCGACTTCTGTCGCTCTTTCCTCCATCGGGGCCATCGCTTCGGCGGTGATTTCACCCATGATCGCCGGGCGTCCGGGCTTGATGATCCCCGCCTTTTCCTCGGCGATTTCAAAGAGGCTCCCACCGAGCACATCCATGTGGTCGAACCCGATGCTGACGATGGCGCTGACGACGGGGTCGATGATATTGGTGCAGTCGAGCGTCCCGCCAAGACCGACTTCGACCACCGAATACTCGACCCCCATTGCCTCCCAATAGGCAAAGGCCATGGCGGTGAAGATTTCAAAAACGGTGCAGGTGCCGTACTGTTCGGCAGCGAGTTGGGCGGCAGCCTCCTTGGCCAAGTTGGCCATGCGGATAAAACATTGTTCGGCAATGTTCTCGCCGTTTGCGGCCATCCTTTCGCGAACCGTGTACACGTATGGGCTGACGCAAGACCCCGTAGTGAGCCCGGCGGCGCGCAACATGGCTTCGGCCATCGTCACAGTGCTGCCCTTCCCGTTGGTTCCGCCAATGTGGACGTGGTTTCTTTGACCGCCATTGGGAACGCCCATGACTTCGGCGAGCCGCGCCATGCGATCTAACCTCCGCCTCCAAGCAGCACCACGGATGGAGTAGATCCATTCCATGGCTTCGGACATGGTTTCCACGGTCTTTGATTTTGGCTCCTATTGGGGCGGGGGCACCCCCAATTTGTGGGTATTTGCTGTGACAATTACGCTGGGGGGCGGACACCCCTGGGCTGATTCCCGCCAATTGGGCGTAGGTAGACTCTTGAATCCGGCCTCGTAGCTCAGTGGATAGAGCGCCTCCGTCCTAAGGAGGGCGTCGGGGGTTCGATTCCCTCCGGGGCCGCCAAGATTTTGAACCTAAAACCAGCTTCCTAACCCCTTTCAAGGGACTCTCAGAAAGTCCAGGTCTCTCCAAGGTCTCTCCAAAACGCATTCCGAAGCGGTGTACAATCATGGAGGTATGGCGACAAGAGCGGACAGCGGAGAGGGTTCATGCCGAAAAATCCAGAGCGGCAAGCTCTCCGGAAAGTGGCGGGTTCAGTACCGCCTGAGAAAGCCAGACGGCTCACAGAAGCGCGTTTCGCGGGTGTTCAGCACGCAGAAGGAAGGGCTGGAGTTTCTTCGCTCGCTTCGCAAAGACGGAAGCCCGGTAGCTCACCAAATCACCCACGACCTCACGTTTGGTGACTGGCTCGGTTGGCTCATCAAGAATGACTGGATCGAGTCCCTCGACCCCAAGACGGTGCGGGACCGGAAGACTCGGTATGAGAAGTACGCCAAAGCGAGGTGGTCAGATGTTCCGCTCACTCGCATTGATCCGGTGGAAGTGAAGTCCTTCTACACCCACCTTCGTGAAAACGGAGTTGGCCAACACACGATTATTGCCCTTCGAGTGCTTCTGGTTCGCGCATTCAACCAGGCCATCGCTCCGTATGGTCGCGTCCCGCACTTCTGGCGTAATCCGTTTGCCCTTGAGCTCAAGACCCCGCCGCGCCGTGTCGCGGTCGCGCTCACTCCCAAAGAGGCGAAGAAGGCACTGGCATCCAAGGACCTCGATGACAAGCGTCGCGCCATGCTTGGCGTGTACCTACTTGCTGGTCTTCGGCTCGGAGAGCAAATGGCGTTGACGGTAGGGCAAATCAACTTCAAGGAGAAAACGATCCTGGTTGACCGGGCGGTGAAGCTCACGGAGAAGAGTGCTCAGACGGTGGGGCTACCCAAGGGAGACAAAGTGCGGATCGCTGTTCTGTGTGACACACTTGCGGCAATCCTGCGACCACTTTGCGACGGGAAAAGCGACGACGAGTATCTCTGGAGCACGGTCGAAGAGAATAAGCCACGGATGAAGGCTCTCACCTATGCCACGTGGCGGAGGCTCCGCAAAGAAGCCGGGCTACCCGAAGACATGAGCCCGCACGACTGCCGCCTCACCCACATCAACTGGATTGAGAAACTGTGCCCAGACGTCTCCACAACGACGTTGAAGGAGCACGTGGGTCACGCCGGGGTTGGTGTAACCGAGGTCAATTACACCAGACCCCTCGCCTCCGCACATGCCGTCCTTCGCGACTCACTAGATCAACTTCTAAAACAGAAGGCAGATAAGTAGCGGAGGTAACATCGCCGTATGACACATTTTGAACTGGGACGGACCAGATTTCCGACAATTCTCAGTACAATTGCGCTCTGCACATTCGCTACCGCGCAGAATTTGCGAGTATCCGATCTTCCATCACAAGCCCAGGCATATGTTCAAAAGTCAACGACGTCTCTGTCTTTTGTGGGATTTGTCAGTGGCGGTAACGAGGCCATTTTTTCTGCGAACGATGGGTTGATCCGTCATGTAAACCTTCGAACCGGCGAGTTGGTTCGAGCAATTGGTGGCTCGTCTAGACGAGACTCTGATCTCAGAAATTGGGCAAGCAAGTTACCCCTGCAGCCATTCACTAACAGGTTCCAGATGTATCGGCTGGCAGTGAGTCCAAATGGCCTCTACTACAGTTACACTGATGCAACAAACGTCGCTTGGGTCGTTGATACAAAGACAGGAAATGCAGTCTTTAGCTCTCAAACAGGAATTACGAATGGAGGTATGTGGTGGTCTGGCTCAGGAAAGTTCTTCTGTATGCCCATGATTTTTGTACTTCCCAACGACCCTCAAAAGAAGGAGAGTGTTTTTTCGCTTGTAGAATTTGACCCGCAGACAAGTACTGCAAGAATCGCTCGACCATGGTCCGTCCAAGAAGATAATGCTCCCGATGCGCATAAGACGCCTCGGAAACGATGGATGAATGCGACGTGGTGGTACGAGATGCCTGGTGGCTCGTTCTCAGTTTCTAACAACAGAACAGTTGCTCCCATTTATGGCTATTTCTTTAGTGAAGTAGACACATCAAATGATCAGGCGGTTGAGCTGCCAATTGCAGTCCTGAATCGGGACGACATAGTGATCAGCCCCAATTCGAACATCATTCTGGTCAATGACCGAAAAGGCAAGAAAGTCTGGCTGACGAAGATTGGTCAGGATAAGCCAGTAGTCATCGCGGACTATTCACCGGTTACCGCTGAGGGGTTTGATGGATCAATTACCCAGCTGCGTTGGGTTGGCACTGATAAATTTCTATTGACGTCCGTGAGCGCCAAACGGACTGCCCAAAAGATCGAGCGAGTAATAAGCGATTGGTCGCTGCGAGCCTTAGCGGAACCTGCCA
This portion of the Armatimonadota bacterium genome encodes:
- a CDS encoding mechanosensitive ion channel family protein: MVWFRRGLIFLLIVLAVAGWGQAETGISGLETPRATLTTFLSALNEVPPDTAAAARCLDLEDVPALIRDSQGPRLAVQLFGILNRTKFIDIESVPSSPEGADYVIPLRIRMGGAMRDLPPLVLRRGSDGAWRIARETVGAIPETWSAVQGQPVLGDLKDLKPILPVWDAWATTNLPSFWRSKSLWEVANWKWAALLIALAIGYLAGVVIRTAAKLLLRLRTGPFGSTLPKAQLDSAGRGIGLFVMGSVFGWFVHSLLLPQEPNAGAMLVALVLQTVGGTWVAVAAVESLINRLTPRVADSDRAERLFLPILRNLGKVVVGAIAVLFFLQKIGFDVTGLIAGLGIGGVVVALAAKDSVENLFGSFTLIFEMPFQIGDWIIADGIEGTVEEISLRSTTLRTFHDSTLLVPNSKFIASPVENMGRRRYRRMKVTLGITYDATPDQVENFVKSLREYILGHPKTWNDKIHIVFNNYGPSSLDILLYLFIDAADWGEELMTREEILLEVMRIAERCDVHFAFPTQKMIIDTEKSSASMRILTDE
- a CDS encoding tyrosine-type recombinase/integrase, with amino-acid sequence MATRADSGEGSCRKIQSGKLSGKWRVQYRLRKPDGSQKRVSRVFSTQKEGLEFLRSLRKDGSPVAHQITHDLTFGDWLGWLIKNDWIESLDPKTVRDRKTRYEKYAKARWSDVPLTRIDPVEVKSFYTHLRENGVGQHTIIALRVLLVRAFNQAIAPYGRVPHFWRNPFALELKTPPRRVAVALTPKEAKKALASKDLDDKRRAMLGVYLLAGLRLGEQMALTVGQINFKEKTILVDRAVKLTEKSAQTVGLPKGDKVRIAVLCDTLAAILRPLCDGKSDDEYLWSTVEENKPRMKALTYATWRRLRKEAGLPEDMSPHDCRLTHINWIEKLCPDVSTTTLKEHVGHAGVGVTEVNYTRPLASAHAVLRDSLDQLLKQKADK